A genomic region of Rhodococcus pyridinivorans contains the following coding sequences:
- a CDS encoding TetR/AcrR family transcriptional regulator, translating to MARRRGWGGSPPADDEEASQRIVAAAVDLIDRTGAEINIADVAQSLGVIRQTVYRYFPSADALMRAAAIASVEGFLERLTRQVAGLDDPVEAMTEGVVYTLAEVRRTPHLGILLSSTYSNPHPEAIASEEAWMFGMAMIKRFDVDWEEHGYDDDSLAELVEYVLRTMQSFFVSPGTPPRSDDDLRRYLRRWMGTAMLAQREWDSGNPAKRDCSPVESGS from the coding sequence GTGGCACGTAGACGTGGGTGGGGTGGGAGTCCTCCCGCCGACGACGAAGAGGCGTCGCAGCGGATCGTTGCCGCCGCCGTCGACCTGATCGACCGGACCGGCGCGGAGATCAACATCGCCGATGTGGCCCAGTCCCTCGGGGTGATCCGCCAGACGGTCTACCGCTACTTCCCCAGCGCGGACGCCCTCATGCGTGCGGCCGCCATCGCCTCGGTCGAAGGATTCCTGGAACGACTCACCCGGCAGGTCGCGGGACTCGACGATCCGGTCGAGGCCATGACCGAAGGTGTGGTCTACACGCTCGCGGAGGTGCGTCGCACCCCGCATCTCGGCATCCTGCTGTCGAGCACCTATTCGAACCCGCATCCCGAAGCGATCGCCTCGGAGGAGGCGTGGATGTTCGGCATGGCGATGATCAAGCGGTTCGACGTCGACTGGGAGGAACACGGCTACGACGACGACTCCCTCGCGGAGCTGGTCGAGTACGTGCTGCGCACGATGCAGTCGTTCTTCGTCTCGCCGGGAACCCCGCCACGCTCCGACGACGATCTGCGCCGCTACCTGCGACGATGGATGGGTACGGCGATGCTCGCCCAGCGGGAGTGGGATTCCGGCAATCCCGCGAAGCGCGACTGCTCTCCCGTAGAGTCCGGCTCGTGA